The Bacillota bacterium genomic interval CAAAGAGGCCTTGACTACGGGGAAGCTGTGGACGGGAATGTGAAAGGGCTCTACTACTCCACCGTCACGCTCTTGGCCAGGTTCCTCGGCTTATCAACGTCGCAGCCCCTGGCGATGGCGGCGTAATAGGCCAGCAACTGCAGGGGGATGACCGCCAGAGCCGGGGCGACCAACCCATCCGTCTCCGGGATGGGGATCACCTGGTCGCAGTGATGGGCCATCTCCTCAGCCCCCGACCCCTCCGGAGCGATCCCCAGGACGAAGGCGTCGCGGGCCTTGACCTCGCGGATGTTGGAGATCATCTTCTCCCGCAGGTTCTTCTGGGTCGACAGGGCGATGACCGGCACGCCCTCGACCACCAGGGCCAGGGTGCCGTGCTTCAACTCGCCGGCGGCGTAGGCCTCGGCGTGGATGTACGAGATTTCCTTTAGCTTCAACTGGCCCTCCAGGGACACGGCGTAGTCGAGCCCCCGGCCGATGAAGAAGACGTCGTGCCAGGCGGCGCACTTTTGGGCAAAGTCGGCGATGGCCTGCTCGTGGCCGAGGATCTCCTCGGCCTTCTGGGGCAACTCGGCCAGCTCGGACAGGATGGCGTGGGCCTGCTCGGCCGTCAACGTCCCGCGGATCTGCCCGAAGTGCACGGCCAAAAGGGATAGCACCAAGATCTGGGTGGTATAGGCCTTGGTCGAGGCGACGGCGATCTCCGGCCCGGCCCAGGTGTAGATGACGTCGTCGGCATCCCGAGCGACGCTCGACCCGACCACGTTGGTGACGGCCAGGGCGTGGACCCCCCTGGCCTGGCTCTCGCGCATGGCGGCCAGGGTATCGGCGGTCTCGCCGGACTGGCTGACGACGATAACCATCATCTCTTCGGGGTTGAGGATGGGGTCGCGGTACCGGTATTCGGAGGCCAGGTCGACCTCGACCGGCAGCCTCGCCAGCCGCTCGAAGAGGTTCTTCCCGACCAGCCCGGCGTGGTAGGCCGTGCCGGCGGCGGTGATGAAGACCTTCTTCAGCCCGCGGATCTTCTCCGGGGTCAATTTGAGCCCATCCAGCTTGACGGACTTACGGTCCATCGCCACCCGCC includes:
- the glmS gene encoding glutamine--fructose-6-phosphate transaminase (isomerizing), which gives rise to MCGIVGYVGPKPALPVLIEGLRRLEYRGYDSAGVAVLVDHRIEVRKTVGRLSALEKKLDGDKPTGQTGIGHTRWATHGRPSDVNSHPHADCSGRFVVVHNGIIENFRPLKEWLVSEGHIFRSETDTEVVPHLIEHYYTGDLTAAAREAASRLRGSFALVIASTEEPEKLIAIRKDSPLVVGLGEGENFIASDVPAILEHTRRTYVLEDGDVAEVTADEVTVTDLKGEPRKKKPFVVKWDPVQAERGGYEHFMLKEIHEQPKAFRDTLTGRVAMDRKSVKLDGLKLTPEKIRGLKKVFITAAGTAYHAGLVGKNLFERLARLPVEVDLASEYRYRDPILNPEEMMVIVVSQSGETADTLAAMRESQARGVHALAVTNVVGSSVARDADDVIYTWAGPEIAVASTKAYTTQILVLSLLAVHFGQIRGTLTAEQAHAILSELAELPQKAEEILGHEQAIADFAQKCAAWHDVFFIGRGLDYAVSLEGQLKLKEISYIHAEAYAAGELKHGTLALVVEGVPVIALSTQKNLREKMISNIREVKARDAFVLGIAPEGSGAEEMAHHCDQVIPIPETDGLVAPALAVIPLQLLAYYAAIARGCDVDKPRNLAKSVTVE